In the genome of Desulfovibrio desulfuricans, one region contains:
- a CDS encoding AAA family ATPase: protein MTTLDQSAIAKAQADFLAATPVKEEPQTPPESAVTPYPLVSVGIVLECPPLRWRVKGLIPARGIGQIYGASTAGKSFLSFDLAVHVARGAVWYGHKTKAAPVTIFSLEGQEGTRNRLAAYIAYHGEELPPNLSIGTAPTTFYKPEDLEAIAASLPDVCLCIVDTQACASVGLDENRTDDMTLLIEGCKQLAARKDCFVLLVHHAGKDLTRGARGSSTQLPSWDCCIEATRNGQSREWKAVKVKDGGGEGEKHPFRLAVVDLGPDEDGDRITSCVALPDGEAVQDEKPLADNQRYTLDSLCAALEAAGADSVHLEDWRPIFYAGHTADKPDTKCRAFDRGRKELVSRGLIFVTNDYYSTKELAGHGQLPDIGRTCLAAQSTKQTDGHGQGSLDPVHLSGLGDGGLSHE from the coding sequence ATGACAACGCTTGATCAATCAGCAATTGCCAAGGCTCAAGCGGACTTTCTAGCTGCAACCCCGGTAAAGGAAGAACCGCAGACCCCGCCGGAATCTGCCGTTACCCCTTATCCTCTGGTAAGCGTGGGCATTGTTCTGGAATGCCCCCCGCTGCGCTGGCGTGTCAAAGGGTTAATCCCTGCGCGGGGTATTGGCCAGATATACGGGGCAAGCACGGCGGGTAAATCATTCCTGAGCTTTGATCTTGCCGTACATGTGGCCCGTGGGGCTGTTTGGTACGGCCATAAGACCAAGGCCGCGCCAGTGACCATTTTTAGCCTTGAGGGCCAAGAAGGCACGCGCAACCGCCTTGCCGCGTATATCGCCTATCACGGCGAAGAATTGCCCCCGAACCTAAGTATAGGAACCGCCCCCACCACGTTTTACAAGCCGGAAGACCTTGAAGCTATCGCGGCCAGCCTTCCCGATGTTTGTCTTTGCATTGTGGATACACAGGCTTGCGCCAGCGTGGGACTTGATGAAAACCGCACTGACGACATGACCTTGCTTATCGAAGGTTGCAAACAGCTTGCCGCCCGCAAGGATTGTTTTGTTCTGCTAGTTCACCATGCGGGCAAAGACCTAACCCGTGGGGCGCGAGGTTCGTCCACACAGTTACCAAGTTGGGATTGTTGTATTGAGGCCACCAGAAACGGCCAAAGCCGCGAATGGAAAGCAGTCAAAGTAAAAGATGGCGGCGGTGAAGGCGAAAAGCACCCATTCCGCTTGGCCGTGGTTGACCTTGGGCCAGATGAAGACGGCGACAGGATCACAAGCTGCGTGGCGTTGCCCGATGGGGAAGCCGTGCAGGACGAAAAGCCCTTGGCGGACAATCAGCGTTACACCCTGGATAGCCTTTGTGCTGCCCTTGAAGCGGCGGGGGCTGACTCTGTCCATTTGGAAGATTGGCGACCGATTTTTTATGCCGGACATACGGCGGACAAGCCGGACACGAAGTGCCGAGCCTTTGACCGTGGCAGGAAAGAATTGGTCAGTCGTGGGCTAATTTTTGTAACTAACGATTATTACAGCACAAAGGAATTAGCCGGACACGGACAATTGCCGGACATTGGCCGGACATGTCTTGCTGCCCAAAGCACCAAACAGACGGACGGACACGGACAGGGGTCTTTAGACCCTGTCCATCTGTCCGGCTTAGGTGATGGGGGGCTGTCCCATGAATAG
- a CDS encoding tyrosine-type recombinase/integrase translates to MAPEAEECKLHLLSLGFMNTPQNIDYKPHYGYFTFTNFHDFMAPFMPFWWHNGGTNRRWHSMASEWQKLDEGIRARVHPTRKHGVKPDLYFVLRFTVDGQKKQEALGWASEGWTLAKARAELAKLKEAARTGNGPATLQEKRAQAKAAREAERARPTIIRLWAIYREAKGEYSNGPADSSNFQHLSAFYGRQPEAIKTHEVSALAKELELQGKSPQTIQHVLELLRRLINFGARQELCSRPAGLQFIMPKLDNQKTECLTPEQGRALIDALDAAKDQNLASLVRLALATGMRRGALLALQWDDLDFRTGHITLRGESAKSGKTSQIPMTAAARGILEGIEHTASPYVFPGKDGGKRVELRRFLNALRKEAGLPADFRPLHGLRHTYASWLASSGKVDLFTLQKLMTHGSPQMTQRYAHLADEAMKRAASVIDECLDLAANAEPARPAGAKVTRFKND, encoded by the coding sequence TTGGCTCCGGAGGCCGAAGAATGTAAATTACACCTCCTTTCATTAGGCTTCATGAATACACCGCAAAATATTGACTACAAGCCACATTATGGATATTTTACATTCACAAACTTTCACGATTTTATGGCCCCTTTCATGCCCTTTTGGTGGCACAACGGTGGCACAAATCGAAGGTGGCACAGCATGGCGAGTGAATGGCAAAAGTTGGATGAGGGCATTAGGGCCAGAGTACACCCTACCCGCAAGCATGGTGTTAAGCCTGATCTCTATTTTGTACTTCGCTTCACTGTGGACGGGCAAAAGAAGCAAGAGGCCTTGGGCTGGGCTTCTGAGGGCTGGACGCTTGCAAAGGCGCGGGCAGAGCTTGCCAAGCTCAAGGAAGCAGCCAGAACGGGCAATGGCCCTGCCACCTTGCAGGAAAAGAGAGCGCAAGCGAAAGCTGCTCGTGAAGCAGAGCGTGCAAGGCCGACAATTATACGGCTTTGGGCAATCTACCGAGAGGCGAAGGGCGAATATTCCAATGGGCCAGCAGATTCAAGCAATTTTCAACACCTCTCTGCTTTCTATGGTCGCCAGCCAGAGGCCATAAAAACGCATGAAGTCAGCGCGTTGGCAAAAGAGCTTGAATTGCAAGGCAAATCTCCGCAGACAATACAGCACGTTCTTGAGTTACTGCGCCGCCTTATCAATTTTGGGGCGAGGCAAGAGCTTTGTTCACGCCCCGCTGGCCTACAATTCATTATGCCCAAGCTCGACAACCAAAAGACCGAATGTCTTACGCCGGAGCAAGGCCGCGCCTTGATTGATGCCCTGGACGCGGCCAAAGATCAAAACCTTGCTTCACTGGTTCGTCTGGCTTTGGCAACGGGTATGCGCCGAGGTGCGTTGCTGGCCCTGCAATGGGATGATCTGGATTTTCGCACCGGGCATATTACCTTGCGGGGCGAGTCAGCCAAGAGCGGCAAAACCTCGCAAATTCCTATGACAGCAGCGGCAAGGGGCATTCTTGAGGGCATAGAGCATACTGCTAGCCCGTATGTGTTCCCCGGCAAAGATGGGGGGAAGCGCGTTGAACTTCGCCGCTTTCTTAACGCCCTGCGCAAAGAGGCAGGCCTTCCTGCTGATTTTCGCCCCCTGCATGGCCTGCGCCACACTTATGCCTCATGGCTTGCCAGTAGCGGCAAGGTGGACTTGTTCACCCTGCAAAAGCTCATGACGCACGGCAGCCCACAAATGACACAGAGATATGCGCACTTGGCAGACGAAGCCATGAAACGGGCGGCATCTGTCATTGACGAATGCCTTGATCTTGCGGCCAATGCGGAACCAGCCCGGCCTGCTGGTGCAAAGGTGACAAGGTTTAAGAACGACTGA
- a CDS encoding glycosyltransferase, with protein sequence MHDAFEGRIDVRFPRAVVTGVTGNWAFAAGTVLLALRRHNPEMEADIIVFCDDSLLETDAAILRNLGAQLVPFTPVPAKLTAEALEVFSPLSLAKFDCFDLLQRYTSVVWLDADVLVQDSLEGLFDCGPLGLALEDPEFSDPPGAKPAQINLHEPIEGFDGGADNLNSGVIVFRNDLPAPDALRQGCLEFIFRHGRMLRYPDQAAFNLLAQMLLRQYPQSVFQLPQGFNMHPRNPAAAFAPVVHAFGAYKLWNDGLTATCFPEWQRDYARWQRLGGSPYAGAVENAEFLEGGAFSLLGGLCGTIEKAEAAIAELQQKLEKEAMVRTRLEAVVSRLG encoded by the coding sequence ATGCATGATGCATTTGAAGGCCGCATTGACGTGAGGTTTCCGCGCGCGGTGGTCACAGGCGTAACCGGCAACTGGGCCTTTGCCGCTGGCACGGTACTGCTGGCGCTTCGGCGGCATAATCCGGAAATGGAGGCCGACATCATCGTTTTTTGTGATGACTCCCTACTGGAAACCGATGCCGCGATATTGCGCAACCTTGGCGCGCAGCTTGTGCCCTTTACGCCTGTTCCCGCAAAGCTGACGGCTGAGGCGCTGGAGGTTTTTTCTCCGCTCAGTCTGGCCAAATTTGACTGCTTTGACTTGCTGCAACGCTATACATCTGTTGTATGGCTTGATGCGGACGTGCTGGTTCAGGATAGTCTGGAAGGGCTTTTTGATTGCGGCCCCCTTGGGCTGGCGCTGGAAGATCCCGAATTTTCAGACCCGCCAGGGGCCAAGCCTGCGCAGATCAATCTGCACGAACCTATTGAGGGGTTTGACGGCGGCGCAGACAACCTGAATTCGGGGGTCATTGTATTCCGCAATGATTTGCCAGCGCCGGACGCCTTGCGGCAGGGGTGTCTGGAGTTCATTTTCCGGCACGGCAGAATGCTGCGCTATCCCGATCAGGCGGCCTTTAACCTGCTGGCGCAGATGCTGCTGCGGCAGTACCCGCAGAGCGTTTTTCAACTACCCCAGGGGTTCAATATGCATCCGCGTAATCCGGCGGCGGCCTTTGCGCCAGTGGTGCATGCCTTTGGAGCGTACAAGTTATGGAATGACGGCCTCACCGCCACCTGTTTTCCTGAATGGCAGCGGGACTATGCCCGCTGGCAACGCCTTGGCGGCAGCCCCTATGCGGGAGCAGTGGAGAATGCTGAGTTTCTTGAGGGCGGCGCGTTTTCACTGCTCGGGGGGCTGTGCGGCACCATTGAAAAAGCCGAGGCCGCCATTGCCGAATTGCAGCAGAAGCTGGAAAAGGAAGCAATGGTTAGGACCAGACTCGAAGCTGTGGTCAGCAGGCTCGGATAA